A single Anopheles maculipalpis chromosome 3RL, idAnoMacuDA_375_x, whole genome shotgun sequence DNA region contains:
- the LOC126565345 gene encoding apolipoprotein D-like isoform X2 — protein sequence MAAIRVPRWTTIGVFLLGLLTCHLACVEAQVPGFGKCPKVPVEEHFDTYAYLGRWYEQEKYPFFFELGGKCITADYSLNPDGTIGVLNTQKNSLTGNDNSISGSARIVQSAKLAVKFPSAPFNVEAPYWVVGTDYKTFAVVYACSDLRGFINAKVAWILTRKRHPDIETMKKAYAVLDSAKISRAYLTRTDQKNCGEDVVKVSKGIYKTTVVKG from the exons ATGGCCGCCATTCG CGTACCACGGTGGACAACGATCGGTGTTTTTCTGCTGGGACTACTCACATGCCATCTAGCATGCGTGGAGGCACAAGTCCCAGGATTTGGTAAATGTCCCAAAGTACCTGTGGAGGAACATTTTGACACATACGCCTATCTTGGCCGATGGTACGAGCAGGAAAAGTATCCATTTTTCTTCGAGCTCGGTGGAAAATGTATAACGGCTGACTATTCGCTCAATCCGGACGGTACGATTGGGGTGCTGAATACGCAGAAGAATTCTTT AACGGGCAATGACAACAGCATTAGTGGATCGGCTAGAATTGTACAGTCGGCAAAGTTGGCAGTTAAGTTCCCGAGTGCACCAT TCAACGTGGAAGCGCCATACTGGGTTGTTGGAACGGACTACAAAACATTCGCCGTCGTGTATGCCTGTTCCGATCTTCGTGGTTTCATCAATGCAA AGGTAGCATGGATTCTGACCCGCAAACGCCATCCGGACATTGAAACGATGAAGAAAGCGTACGCTGTGCTGGATAGTGCCAAGATCTCGCGGGCGTATCTCACGCGTACGGATCAGAAAAATTGTGGCGAAGATGTGGTAAAGGTCAGTAAAGGCATCTACAAAACGACCGTCGTGAAGGGTTGA
- the LOC126564647 gene encoding uncharacterized protein LOC126564647: protein MDPTDYRALHERQMENNNGTTALNVFLHIAPPVFSVFHTVQLIAVASITHIPLRFLVEFFLIVLPFVLLVTVLHRLALNITLTLLVLSAISAVHQIRHRLHLMPFVQVPGKSPQFLTCVRALVNLTTAVCILAVDFHCFPRELAKTETFGYGLMDIGVGLYVFSNGIVYRVRPADERRISAARVWKILSGTGPLLLLGFGRFFLTNELDYQLHVSEYGVHWNFFITLAFVKFAGTLIMDLVHDPEVIKFVAITLLCCHEMMLHLGVSRYVLSPDTQRTTFFAANREGIVSLPGYLALFLASVYIGWVVRPTEEITVAKKFLRRAGKIAIIAVVCWKMIYVCEDMFGISRRLANMGYCFWILAIGSSVTALFMFFELFVYFVRFEEPKSPDQIMKTDDFCIPYVPLVLQAINANGLFFFLIANLLTGLVNLVFQTFLLGSAAALTIIAYYMFMLCVAVCFLYVNNVKLKIW, encoded by the coding sequence ATGGATCCAACCGATTATCGTGCCCTGCACGAGCGGCAGATGGAAAACAACAACGGAACAACGGCTCTGAATGTGTTCCTGCACATAGCACCGCCTGTGTTTAGCGTGTTTCACACCGTGCAGCTTATCGCGGTGGCCAGCATAACACACATACCTCTCCGCTTCTTGGTCGAGTTTTTCCTCATCGTACTGCCGTTCGTTTTGCTCGTTACCGTACTGCACCGGTTAGCCCTGAACATAACGCTTACCCTGCTCGTCCTGTCCGCGATATCGGCTGTCCATCAGATCCGTCACCGATTGCACCTGATGCCGTTCGTACAGGTGCCGGGAAAATCGCCCCAATTCCTAACCTGTGTCCGTGCGCTGGTAAACCTTACGACGGCCGTCTGCATACTGGCGGTTGACTTTCATTGCTTTCCCCGCGAACTTGCCAAAACGGAAACATTCGGCTATGGGCTTATGGACATCGGCGTAGGCTTGTACGTGTTCAGCAATGGTATCGTATACCGGGTACGACCTGCGGACGAACGACGAATAAGTGCCGCCCGAGTATGGAAAATCCTGTCCGGCACAGGACCACTACTCCTGCTCGGTTTCGGCCGCTTTTTCCTTACCAACGAGCTGGACTATCAGCTGCACGTGTCCGAGTACGGTGTACACTGGAACTTTTTCATCACACTCGCGTTCGTCAAGTTTGCCGGCACACTCATCATGGATCTGGTGCACGACCCGGAAGTGATCAAGTTCGTCGCCATCACGCTGCTTTGCTGTCACGAAATGATGCTCCATCTCGGTGTGTCCCGGTATGTGCTCAGTCCGGACACACAACGCACAACGTTTTTTGCCGCCAATCGGGAAGGAATCGTATCGCTGCCCGGCTATCTGGCCCTTTTTCTCGCCTCCGTCTACATCGGTTGGGTTGTACGACCAACGGAGGAGATAACGGTCGCGAAAAAGTTCCTACGCCGGGCGGGTAAAATTGCCATCATAGCCGTTGTCTGCTGGAAGATGATTTACGTGTGCGAGGACATGTTCGGAATTTCGCGCCGACTTGCCAACATGGGCTACTGTTTCTGGATACTGGCGATCGGGAGCAGCGTAACGGcactgtttatgtttttcgaGCTGTTTGTGTACTTTGTTCGGTTCGAGGAACCGAAATCACCGGACCAGATCATGAAGACGGATGATTTCTGCATTCCCTACGTACCGCTCGTACTGCAAGCGATCAATGCGAATGGACTGTTCTTCTTTCTGATTGCGAATCTACTAACCGGACTGGTGAATCTTGTGTTTCAAACGTTCCTGCTGGGCAGTGCAGCTGCACTGACGATCATCGCCTACTACATGTTTATGCTGTGTGTAGCGGTATGCTTCCTGTACGTGAATAATGTTAAGCTAAAGATATGGTAA
- the LOC126565900 gene encoding lopap-like, whose product MKSSKLEGCYWKTVAVIWLVCLVTLVKTQIPGFGTCPDYSPIQRFNRTRFLGTWYEIERYFTVTEVATKCVSVTYEQRADGKIHVRNAYTNRFNGVERIISGVMDKGGKAKEGRYQIEYTSFPYNYNASVMVLDTDYDSFAVLYSCSSFGPVGHAVSAWMMARERLPGGPVLQRAYGVLDKYKISRTFFLRTNQEDCVTLPPPEPAIDPTEPTTQNARNDGVVVRNEEDLQQLRSEIFAVGPKPSIAVDPVEEDHQ is encoded by the exons ATGAAAAGCTCCAAGCTCGAGGGATGTTACTGGAAGACGGTGGCAGTGATTTGGTTAGTTTGTCTCGTGACACTAGTGAAGACACAGATACCAGGCTTCGGTACATGTCCAGATTATTCGCCGATACAACGCTTCAACCGAACACGATTCCTGGGAACTTGGTACGAGATCGAGCGATACTTTACCGTCACCGAGGTCGCTACCAAGTGTGTTTCGGTGACGTACGAGCAGCGTGCCGATGGAAAGATTCACGTCCGCAATGCGTACACTAATCGATT TAATGGTGTGGAGAGAATCATCTCAGGCGTGATGGATAAGGGTGGCAAGGCAAAGGAAGGACGCTACCAGATCGAGTACACCTCATTCCCGTACAACTACAACGCATCGGTGATGGTGCTGGACACCGATTACGATTCCTTTGCCGTGCTGTACTCTTGCAGTTCCTTTGGTCCTGTTGGGCATGCCG TATCCGCCTGGATGATGGCTCGGGAACGCCTTCCCGGTGGTCCAGTCCTGCAGCGTGCCTACGGTGTACTGGACAAGTACAAAATATCCCGCACGTTCTTCCTGCGCACGAACCAGGAAGACTGTGTGACGCTACCACCGCCCGAACCAGCTATTGACCCTACGGAACCAACCACCCAGAATGCCCGCAACGACGGAGTTGTGGTACGAAATGAGGAAGATCTCCAGCAGTTGCGCAGTGAAATCTTTGCCGTTGGACCTAAACCATCCATTGCGGTTGATCCCGTTGAAGAGGATCACCAATAA
- the LOC126564471 gene encoding EGF domain-specific O-linked N-acetylglucosamine transferase: protein MGCVRGAVLAIGVKLVLLTCYTQYVACDRYEYINLPKAHLPLYFRRFPALEKQCVEDENCPYRTIIASQSYQNRKDAAACWGYEEDCTERIRYVNHTCPGSHVGYVKSKKAQLDTFYSQADFGFVRDQIRETRIMCEPQFPHDSSLECSKYLRFCRGRNLMINFTDLAHRTEPLRYKMDVLGQGQIGGHCRLHEKRLRDELQHISPLQSWGPELRFFERLERPPIEDGRCDVVVEKPTFIMKIDAAINMYHHFCDFLNLYASLHVNLSHPASFGTDTHVLIWESFTYLSPFAETFKVFTSNPIADLKTYAGKVVCFRNVMLPLLPRMIFGLYYNTPIIYGCENSGLFHAFSEHVLHRLKVQLTARPDDRIRITFLSRQTRYRRVLNEDELMARIAKNPNYDVQRVSYGHDLPFVEQLRITRNTDVFIGMHGAGLTHLLFLPKWATLFELYHCEDPNCYRDLARLRGVHYLSWERDHLVYPDGEGKHPERDERHAKFTNYAFDVNEFERLVAKAANHVREHQEFRSFLAAKKGKTDRPTKKDEL, encoded by the exons ATGGGATGTGTTCGTGGTGCTGTGTTGGCGATAGGCGTAAAATTAGTTCTGCTAACGTGTTACACACAGTACGTAGCATGTGATAGGTACGAATATATAAATCTACCGAAAGCACATCTTCCACTGTACTTCCGGCGATTTCCGGCACTAGAAAAGCAATGTGTGGAAGATGAAAATTGCCCCTATCGGACGATTATTGCAAGCCAAAGTTACCAAAATCGTAAAGATGCTGCTGCCTGTTGGGGCTATGAGGAAGACTGTACGGAACGGATCCGGTACGTGAACCATACCTGCCCGGGAAGTCACGTCGGTTatgtgaaaagcaaaaaggcaCAACTGGACACGTTCTACAGTCAGGCGGATTtcg GCTTTGTACGGGATCAAATTCGCGAAACACGCATCATGTGCGAACCTCAATTCCCGCATGATTCCTCGCTCGAATGTTCCAAGTATCTTCGCTTCTGTCGTGGCCGCAATCTGATGATCAATTTCACCGATCTAGctcaccgaaccgaaccgttgCGGTACAAGATGGATGTGTTGGGCCAGGGACAGATCGGGGGACATTGTCGGCTGCATGAGAAACGATTACGAGACGAATTGCAGCACATAAGCCCACTGCAATCTTGGGGACCCGAGTTGCGGTTTTTCGAACGTCTCGAACGGCCCCCGATCGAGGACGGACGGTGCGATGTGGTCGTTGAGAAGCCAACTTTTATAATGAAAATTGATGCTGCAATTAATATGTATCAtcatttctgtgattttttaaacctgTACGCTTCGTTGCACGTGAACCTATCGCATCCGGCAAGCTTCGGGACGGATACGCACGTATTGATCTGGGAATCGTTCACGTATCTGTCCCCGTTTGCGGAAACGTTTAAGGTGTTTACGAGCAACCCTATAGCGGATTTAAAAACGTACGCCGGGAAGGTGGTTTGCTTTCGGAATGTGATGCTACCCTTGTTACCACGCATGATCTTTGGACTCTACTACAATACACCGATC ATTTATGGCTGTGAAAACAGTGGTCTCTTTCATGCGTTTTCCGAGCATGTGTTGCACCGGTTAAAAGTACAACTGACTGCCCGCCCGGATGATCGTATCCGGATAACGTTCCTTTCGCGACAAACGCGCTACCGAAGGGTACTGAACGAGGACGAACTGATGGCACGAATAGCTAAAAATCCTAACTACGATGTACAGCGCGTTAGCTACGGTCACGATCTGCCCTTCGTAGAGCAGCTACGAATAACGCGCAACACCGATGTCTTCATCGGTATGCATGGTGCCGGACTAACGCACCTACTCTTCCTGCCGAAGTGGGCCACCCTGTTCGAGCTGTACCACTGTGAGGATCCAAACTGTTACCGTGATTTAGCACGCCTACGGGGCGTACACTACCTAAGCTGGGAGCGGGACCATCTCGTCTATCCGGACGGTGAAGGGAAGCATCCGGAGCGGGATGAACGGCATGCGAAATTTACCAACTACGCGTTCGATGTGAACGAGTTTGAGCGTTTAGTAGCGAAGGCGGCTAACCACGTGAGAGAGCACCAAGAATTTCGGAGCTTTCTAGCGGCAAAGAAAGGGAAGACAGACCGTCCAACGAAAAAAGATGAGCTTTAA
- the LOC126565345 gene encoding apolipoprotein D-like isoform X1: MAAIRYVIFGRYSSVPRWTTIGVFLLGLLTCHLACVEAQVPGFGKCPKVPVEEHFDTYAYLGRWYEQEKYPFFFELGGKCITADYSLNPDGTIGVLNTQKNSLTGNDNSISGSARIVQSAKLAVKFPSAPFNVEAPYWVVGTDYKTFAVVYACSDLRGFINAKVAWILTRKRHPDIETMKKAYAVLDSAKISRAYLTRTDQKNCGEDVVKVSKGIYKTTVVKG; the protein is encoded by the exons ATGGCCGCCATTCGGTATGTCATCTTTGGACGGTATTCAAG CGTACCACGGTGGACAACGATCGGTGTTTTTCTGCTGGGACTACTCACATGCCATCTAGCATGCGTGGAGGCACAAGTCCCAGGATTTGGTAAATGTCCCAAAGTACCTGTGGAGGAACATTTTGACACATACGCCTATCTTGGCCGATGGTACGAGCAGGAAAAGTATCCATTTTTCTTCGAGCTCGGTGGAAAATGTATAACGGCTGACTATTCGCTCAATCCGGACGGTACGATTGGGGTGCTGAATACGCAGAAGAATTCTTT AACGGGCAATGACAACAGCATTAGTGGATCGGCTAGAATTGTACAGTCGGCAAAGTTGGCAGTTAAGTTCCCGAGTGCACCAT TCAACGTGGAAGCGCCATACTGGGTTGTTGGAACGGACTACAAAACATTCGCCGTCGTGTATGCCTGTTCCGATCTTCGTGGTTTCATCAATGCAA AGGTAGCATGGATTCTGACCCGCAAACGCCATCCGGACATTGAAACGATGAAGAAAGCGTACGCTGTGCTGGATAGTGCCAAGATCTCGCGGGCGTATCTCACGCGTACGGATCAGAAAAATTGTGGCGAAGATGTGGTAAAGGTCAGTAAAGGCATCTACAAAACGACCGTCGTGAAGGGTTGA